The Cellulomonas fulva genome includes a window with the following:
- a CDS encoding nitrate reductase subunit alpha, with protein sequence MAATQPPGLDGPASDLLLRAGRYFTRWEETDDGRAVFREGGRRGDVFYRDRWRHDKVVRSTHGVNCTGSCSWKVYVKDGIITWEAQQTDYPSAGPDRPDYEPRGCPRGAAFSWYTYSPTRVRYPYARGVLVEMFREAKARLGDPVLAWADITGDPAKRRRYQQARGKGGLVRVTWDEAVEIVAAAHVHTIKTYGPDRCAGFSPIPAMSMVSHAVGTRFVQLIGGVMTSFYDWYADLPVASPQMFGDQTDVPESGDWWDATYLMMWGSNVPVTRTPDAHWMAEVRYRGTKVVSVSPDYADNTKFADEWLPAAAGTDGALAMGMGHVVLKEYLVDRQVPFFRDYVAQYTDLPFLVTLEERDGAYVPGRFLRAEDLAGTGVPDDERAADPVTAPDSEGAQWKTVLLDAATGRPVVPNGSLGFRYTDSGEGRWNLDLQGVVPALSIRDARSSDPGPGADDGTDAETVEVLLPRFDEPGGAGGVQRRGVPVRRVDGHLVTTVFDLTLAHYGVARDGLPGEWPTGYDDATQGCTPAWQEQHTSVPADACTRIAREFATNAEKSNGRSMIIMGAGICQWFHGDATYRAILALLAFTGCFGRNGGGWAHYVGQEKCRPLTGWISLANALDWSRPPRTMTGTSYWYMHTDQWRFDGYQADELAWPMADGHLAGMHTADTIAASARRGWMPFYPQFDRNPLDLADEARAATEDGSAPDAAAHVAGRLKEGSLRFAVEDVDAPENWPRTLVLWRSNLLGSSAKGDEYFLKYLLGTHSNVQAPEPTARPSDVEWRDDIPEGKLDLLVSADFRMTSTTMLSDVVLPAATWYEKHDLSSTDMHPFVHAFSPAIDPPWEARSDFDAFHLVARRFSDLARTHLGVRHDLVSVPMQHDTPGEMPRDGGASGDWRRGDAPAVPGVTMPLLQVVERDYTAIADKLGSLGPLASSQGFTVKNVTYRLEHEVERLGRLNGVMLGGAGDGRPALDTDVKLAEAILALSGTTNGELATQGFRSLEQRVGKELHDLAEGSEEKRITFPDTQARPVPVITSPEWSGSETGGRRYAPFTVNVERLKPWHTLTGRMHLFLDHGWMKDLGEGLPVYRPPLDLHRLLGEPELGPDGAKQVTVRYLTPHNKWSIHSEYQDNLLMLSLSRGGPTCWMSPADADAIGARDNEWIECSNANGIFVARAIVSHRMPEGVVYVHHAQERTIDVPKTERTRRRGGIHNSVTRLLVKPTHLIGGYAQLSYAFNYLGPTGNQRDIVATIRRRSQDVEY encoded by the coding sequence ATGGCAGCCACCCAGCCGCCCGGACTCGACGGACCCGCCTCCGACCTGCTGCTGCGCGCGGGTCGGTACTTCACGCGGTGGGAGGAGACCGACGACGGCCGGGCCGTGTTCCGCGAGGGCGGCCGGCGCGGCGACGTCTTCTACCGGGACCGATGGCGCCACGACAAGGTGGTCCGCTCGACCCACGGCGTGAACTGCACGGGCTCCTGCTCGTGGAAGGTCTACGTCAAGGACGGGATCATCACGTGGGAGGCGCAGCAGACCGACTACCCGTCGGCCGGCCCGGACCGCCCCGACTACGAGCCCCGCGGGTGCCCGCGCGGCGCGGCGTTCTCCTGGTACACGTACTCGCCCACGCGGGTGCGGTACCCGTACGCGCGCGGCGTGCTGGTCGAGATGTTCCGCGAGGCGAAGGCGCGGCTCGGGGACCCGGTGCTCGCCTGGGCGGACATCACGGGCGACCCCGCCAAGCGCCGCCGGTACCAGCAGGCCCGCGGCAAGGGCGGGCTGGTCCGGGTGACGTGGGACGAGGCGGTCGAGATCGTCGCCGCCGCGCACGTGCACACGATCAAGACCTACGGCCCGGACCGGTGCGCGGGGTTCTCGCCGATCCCGGCGATGTCGATGGTGTCGCACGCGGTGGGCACCCGGTTCGTGCAGCTCATCGGCGGCGTCATGACCAGCTTCTACGACTGGTACGCCGACCTGCCGGTGGCGAGCCCGCAGATGTTCGGCGACCAGACCGACGTCCCGGAGTCCGGTGACTGGTGGGACGCCACCTACCTGATGATGTGGGGCTCCAACGTCCCGGTCACGCGCACGCCCGACGCGCACTGGATGGCGGAGGTCCGCTACCGCGGCACCAAGGTGGTCTCGGTCTCGCCGGACTACGCGGACAACACCAAGTTCGCCGACGAGTGGCTGCCCGCCGCGGCCGGCACGGACGGCGCGCTCGCGATGGGCATGGGCCACGTGGTGCTCAAGGAGTACCTGGTCGACCGCCAGGTCCCGTTCTTCCGCGACTACGTCGCGCAGTACACGGACCTGCCGTTCCTGGTCACGCTCGAGGAGCGCGACGGCGCGTACGTCCCGGGTCGGTTCCTGCGGGCGGAGGACCTCGCAGGGACGGGTGTTCCCGACGACGAGCGAGCGGCCGACCCCGTGACCGCTCCTGACTCCGAGGGCGCGCAGTGGAAGACGGTGCTCCTCGACGCGGCGACCGGACGGCCGGTCGTGCCCAACGGCTCCCTCGGCTTCCGCTACACGGACTCCGGCGAGGGCCGGTGGAACCTCGACCTGCAGGGCGTCGTCCCCGCGCTGAGCATCCGCGACGCGCGCTCGTCGGACCCGGGACCGGGCGCCGACGACGGCACGGACGCCGAGACGGTCGAGGTCCTGCTGCCGCGGTTCGACGAGCCGGGTGGCGCGGGCGGCGTGCAGCGCCGCGGCGTGCCCGTGCGGCGCGTCGACGGGCACCTGGTGACCACGGTGTTCGACCTGACGCTCGCGCACTACGGCGTGGCCCGCGACGGGCTGCCGGGCGAGTGGCCGACGGGCTACGACGACGCGACGCAGGGCTGCACGCCCGCGTGGCAGGAGCAGCACACCTCGGTCCCGGCGGACGCGTGCACGCGCATCGCGCGCGAGTTCGCGACCAACGCGGAGAAGTCCAACGGCCGCTCGATGATCATCATGGGTGCGGGCATCTGCCAGTGGTTCCACGGCGACGCGACGTACCGCGCGATCCTGGCGCTGCTGGCGTTCACCGGCTGCTTCGGGCGCAACGGCGGGGGCTGGGCGCACTACGTCGGGCAGGAGAAGTGCCGCCCGCTGACCGGCTGGATCTCGCTGGCCAACGCCCTGGACTGGTCGCGTCCGCCGCGCACGATGACCGGCACGTCGTACTGGTACATGCACACCGACCAGTGGCGGTTCGACGGCTACCAGGCCGACGAGCTCGCGTGGCCGATGGCCGACGGGCACCTGGCGGGCATGCACACGGCGGACACGATCGCGGCGTCGGCCCGGCGCGGCTGGATGCCGTTCTACCCGCAGTTCGACCGCAACCCCCTGGACCTCGCGGACGAGGCGCGCGCGGCCACCGAGGACGGCTCGGCGCCGGACGCCGCCGCGCACGTCGCGGGGCGCCTGAAGGAGGGCAGCCTGCGGTTCGCGGTCGAGGACGTCGACGCGCCGGAGAACTGGCCGCGCACGCTGGTGCTGTGGCGCTCGAACCTGCTGGGCTCGAGCGCCAAGGGCGACGAGTACTTCCTCAAGTACCTGCTCGGCACGCACTCCAACGTGCAGGCGCCCGAGCCGACCGCGCGCCCCAGCGACGTCGAGTGGCGTGACGACATCCCGGAGGGGAAGCTCGACCTCCTGGTCAGCGCGGACTTCCGGATGACCTCGACGACGATGCTCTCCGACGTCGTGCTGCCCGCGGCGACCTGGTACGAGAAGCACGACCTGTCCTCCACGGACATGCACCCCTTCGTGCACGCGTTCTCCCCGGCGATCGACCCGCCGTGGGAGGCGCGCAGCGATTTCGACGCGTTCCACCTGGTGGCGCGGCGGTTCTCCGACCTCGCCCGCACGCACCTGGGCGTGCGGCACGACCTGGTGAGCGTGCCGATGCAGCACGACACCCCGGGCGAGATGCCGCGCGACGGCGGCGCGAGCGGCGACTGGCGGCGCGGCGACGCGCCGGCCGTCCCGGGCGTGACGATGCCGCTGCTCCAGGTGGTGGAGCGCGACTACACGGCGATCGCGGACAAGCTCGGCTCGCTGGGCCCGCTCGCGAGCTCGCAGGGGTTCACGGTCAAGAACGTCACGTACCGGCTGGAGCACGAGGTCGAGCGCCTGGGGCGGCTCAACGGCGTGATGCTGGGCGGCGCGGGCGACGGAAGGCCGGCGCTGGACACCGACGTCAAGCTGGCCGAGGCGATCCTGGCGCTGTCCGGCACGACGAACGGCGAGCTCGCCACGCAGGGCTTCCGCTCGCTCGAGCAGCGGGTGGGCAAGGAGCTGCACGACCTGGCGGAGGGCTCCGAGGAGAAGCGCATCACCTTCCCGGACACGCAGGCGCGGCCGGTCCCGGTGATCACGTCCCCGGAGTGGTCCGGCTCGGAGACCGGCGGGCGGCGGTACGCGCCGTTCACGGTCAACGTCGAGCGGCTCAAGCCGTGGCACACGCTCACGGGCCGCATGCACCTGTTCCTCGACCACGGCTGGATGAAGGACCTGGGCGAGGGGCTGCCGGTCTACCGCCCGCCGCTGGACCTGCACCGCCTGCTGGGCGAGCCGGAGCTGGGCCCGGACGGCGCCAAGCAGGTCACGGTGCGCTACCTGACCCCGCACAACAAGTGGTCGATCCACTCCGAGTACCAGGACAACCTCCTGATGCTCTCGCTGTCCCGCGGCGGCCCGACGTGCTGGATGTCCCCGGCGGACGCCGACGCGATCGGCGCCAGGGACAACGAGTGGATCGAGTGCTCCAACGCGAACGGCATCTTCGTCGCCCGGGCGATCGTGTCCCACCGCATGCCGGAGGGCGTGGTCTACGTGCACCACGCCCAGGAACGGACCATCGACGTGCCTAAGACGGAGCGGACCCGACGACGAGGAGGCATCCACAACTCGGTGACGCGGCTGCTGGTCAAGCCCACGCACCTCATCGGCGGGTACGCGCAGCTGTCCTACGCCTTCAACTACCTGGGCCCCACCGGCAACCAGCGGGACATCGTCGCGACGATCCGCCGCCGGTCCCAGGACGTCGAGTACTGA